The following nucleotide sequence is from Gemmatimonadales bacterium.
CGAATTCTCGGACGGACGCCTGGATCGGTAGTTGTGCCATTGCGACAGGGTCGGGCCGTCTGTCTATTGGGTAAGGGGCAGGCGGCCCCGCTCCTTTTTGGCTGTGGGAGGTGAACCATGCGAATCCTGATTGCCGTTCTGGTGCTGGGCGGGGCTGCTTGCTCTGCAGGTGCGCCACCGGAGTCGACCCCGGCGCCGCGTCCGGATGTAGCTGTGACTCCGCCTCCTCCGACGGACGCCGAGCGCGCCCCGCCGCCCCCGGTTGCGGAGCCGGATCGAGCCAAACCCTGGCGCGGGGCCGTAACCTACCGCTGCGCCGGTGATCGGATGATCGAGACGGTCTACGCCGACGACGGTACCGTCGAGGTGCGCTGGAATGGGCGCTGGTACACCCTCCGCCCGCAGCAGGCAGCGTCGGGAGCGCTCTATGCCAACAGCTCGCTCCGGTGGCACACCAGGGGCGACGCGGCCAGCCTGGAAGAACGGGGTCGGACGGTGGCGTCGGATTGCGCCGTTCGTTCCCGCGGCTCGAACTGAATCGCGCTGTAATCGCCCCAGTAGCCCCTTTGCTATCCCCTTTCATATCAAGTGGTTACCGGCCCGGGCTCGGGCCGGGTAGCTGAAGTAAGCGTCCTGTAAGCTTTGCGATCGAGATTTGAGTCTGTCGCCGGGCCGAATGGCTCAGCGCAGTTCTCGAATGCGGAAGGCTCGGACGATATGAAGGGGCAGGGATGGCGGATCGGGGCGTGGGCGGGTTTGATGGTCATGGCGGCCGGCGCCTCAGGGTGCGGTGATACGGTCGAGCCGGAGGAACTGGTGGCCGTCATGATCTTCTCCGCAGGGCCGGGGAGCGGCACGGTGACCATCACGCCGTCAGGGACGGCGTGCGCCATCCTGGATGGGACCGCTGGAAACACCTGCGGCGCCGCTGTCGCGGTTGGTGCGAATGTCGTTCTCAGGGCCGTTCCCGCGACGGGACACACCTTTGTCGGATGGGGAGACGATTGCGCCGCCGCGACCACCGATACCTGTACTCTGCGCGCCGATCTGCCGCTCTCGATCACGGTGGCGTTTCAGCCGAACGCTGCCTTGCCCGTCGACCACCTCACCCTGGACCGGAGTCAGCTTCGGCTCGGCCTGGGCCAGTCGGCGGTCCTGATCGCCCGGGTCTTCGGACCTGGCGGCGTCGAGTTGACCGGGCGCGCCGTAGCCTGGTCGACCGATCGGGCCGATGTCGCCCATGTCGTCGATGGGAGCGTGACGCCGGGCGCTTCCGGGACCGCCGTCATCACCGCAGCGAGCGGCGGGAAGACTGTGTCAGCAACCGTCGAGGTCCCGGCGCGTATCGTTCATGACCTCGCGGAGGTCGGCGGGATGGCACTTCCGGGCGTGATGGAGCTGGTCCGAACTCCCGACGATGCGGGGCAACTCTTCGATATCCGGGTTACCGCGACGGGCGGTTGGCTCGAGATCGACACCACCACCAACTGGTATCGGGAGCGGGTTCAGGTTCAGATCGACGTCCGGCTGGTTACCACGCCGGAGCGGCAGTTCGAGTTCGACAGTCGGTCGAGTTGGTTCGACCTGGGTCGAGTGGTGTCGCTGACTCCGGACCAGGGCCGGCTCGTGTCGGAATACCTGCAGGGTCGGGTCGTCGACTACCAGCAGAGCGCAGCCGGGTTCGCGGTGCTGCAGGCGGTTGAGCCCGCCGCTACGCCGGTGCTGTTTCGCTTCGCGCGCCGCTGAGGACGTCCAGCACGACCGGCACCCGTCCGAGTGGCGCCGACACCTGAGCACCCTGGACCCGGTCGCGCACGGCGTTCAGCATCTCGCGCCCGATGGTCACGCCTTCAGCCAGCGCCGCTTCCTTGCCGCGCTCGCTGGCTCTCCGCATCCGGTCCAGGATTTCCTGAGGCACAGTTACCCCAGGTACCTCGTTAGCCAGGAACTCCGCATTGCGGAGCGACACTAACGGCCAGATCCCGGCGATGATCGGTAGCCGGAATGATTCGACCTGTTTGAGGAAGCGGTCGAGCTGTTCCAGGTCGAAGACCGGCTGTGTAATGGCAAACTCGGCGCCGGCTTCGACCTTCCAGGCCAGGCGGCGGAGCTCGCGGTCGGGGTCGACCGCGGCCGGATTGACACCCACGCCGATCACGAACTTGGTGGGCTGACCGAGCGGGTTCCGGCCGGGGTCGAGACCGCGGTTCAGCTGACTCACCAGGTTGGCAAGGCCGATGCTGTCGATGTCGAAGACGGCGGTCGCGTCAGGATACGGTCCCATCTTGGGCGGGTCGCCGGTGACGAGGAGCAGGTTCCTGAGGCCCGCCGCCGCTGCGCCGAGCAGGTCGCTCAGCATGCCGAGCAGGTTGCGATCGCGACAGGCGTAGTGGACCACCGATTCGATGCCCACCTGCTGCTCGATCATCAGTCCCGACAGCAGCGCACCCATTCGACTCTGGGCCCTGGGACCATCGGGCACATTGACCGCATCGACCCCCGCCTGCTTGAGCGCCCGGCACTGGTCCAGCATCGGGGTCGGGTCGGTGCCGCGCGGCGGCACGATTTCTACCGTCGTGATGAACTCGCCGTGCGCCAGCTTGGCACCATAGCGTGATCGCTCGGCCAGCGGTGTCGGCTCCACTCCGCCGGTTACGCGCTCCGCAGGCCCCGTGACTACCACCTGGTGCGGCGCGACCGACTTGACGTAGCTCTTGATGG
It contains:
- a CDS encoding MliC family protein, producing MRILIAVLVLGGAACSAGAPPESTPAPRPDVAVTPPPPTDAERAPPPPVAEPDRAKPWRGAVTYRCAGDRMIETVYADDGTVEVRWNGRWYTLRPQQAASGALYANSSLRWHTRGDAASLEERGRTVASDCAVRSRGSN
- a CDS encoding bifunctional homocysteine S-methyltransferase/methylenetetrahydrofolate reductase encodes the protein MPTLKDLIADGAVHVFDGAMGTMLYGRGVFLNVCFDELAARQPDLVRDIHREYVRSGAEVIETNTFGANPFKLAHYGLADDTERLNTAAAVVAREAADGRAAVVGAIGPLGVRLEPFGETAVSEAEAAFARQAAGLVAGGVDGFILETFSDLEEARAALTGIRRVSSLPIVVQMTVGQDGRTAYGSEPEAFGPALEAAGADVIGVNCSVGPQTILEVVERLAPIVRVPISAQPNAGLPREVGDRKIYMASPEYMAEYARRMVEAGARFVGGCCGTTPDHIKTIKSYVKSVAPHQVVVTGPAERVTGGVEPTPLAERSRYGAKLAHGEFITTVEIVPPRGTDPTPMLDQCRALKQAGVDAVNVPDGPRAQSRMGALLSGLMIEQQVGIESVVHYACRDRNLLGMLSDLLGAAAAGLRNLLLVTGDPPKMGPYPDATAVFDIDSIGLANLVSQLNRGLDPGRNPLGQPTKFVIGVGVNPAAVDPDRELRRLAWKVEAGAEFAITQPVFDLEQLDRFLKQVESFRLPIIAGIWPLVSLRNAEFLANEVPGVTVPQEILDRMRRASERGKEAALAEGVTIGREMLNAVRDRVQGAQVSAPLGRVPVVLDVLSGARSETAPA